A genomic region of Candidatus Schekmanbacteria bacterium contains the following coding sequences:
- a CDS encoding translation initiation factor IF-3 codes for MKVIKRFKRGKSRDHVRINDEITAKEVRVISSSGEQIGILPTDEALRMAEEEGLDLVEVAAKSNPPVCKIIDYGKHAFQQKKKQQEAKKKQKIIHVKEIKFKLSTEKHDIDFKEKHLERFLKEGNKAKVRLVLYGREMTLVDRGIEMLNRIAEDLKEYAEIDQPPKLEGRHIIMILAPAGKGKKKQ; via the coding sequence GTGAAAGTTATAAAAAGGTTCAAGAGAGGAAAAAGTCGGGACCATGTTAGAATAAATGATGAAATAACAGCAAAAGAGGTAAGGGTGATTTCATCGAGTGGAGAGCAAATTGGGATACTTCCTACGGACGAAGCGCTGAGAATGGCAGAAGAGGAAGGTCTCGACCTTGTTGAAGTTGCGGCAAAATCAAATCCTCCGGTATGCAAAATCATAGATTATGGTAAACACGCTTTTCAACAGAAGAAGAAACAGCAAGAAGCAAAAAAGAAACAAAAGATCATCCATGTCAAGGAGATTAAATTCAAGTTAAGCACGGAAAAGCATGATATTGATTTCAAAGAGAAACATCTCGAACGATTCCTGAAGGAAGGCAACAAAGCGAAGGTAAGATTAGTGCTCTATGGCAGAGAAATGACGTTGGTTGATAGAGGCATTGAAATGCTTAACCGTATTGCAGAGGATTTGAAGGAGTATGCTGAAATTGACCAGCCTCCAAAATTAGAAGGAAGGCACATAATAATGATATTGGCACCAGCAGGCAAAGGAAAAAAGAAGCAATGA
- a CDS encoding 50S ribosomal protein L35 has protein sequence MPKIKTNKSAAKRFKVTATGKIKRGKAYKSHLLSSKTRKVKRNLRKSTTVAKSDAKKIKMQLPYS, from the coding sequence ATGCCAAAGATAAAGACAAATAAATCGGCAGCAAAGAGATTTAAGGTTACTGCTACAGGTAAGATAAAGAGAGGCAAGGCATATAAAAGCCATTTGCTAAGCTCGAAGACTCGAAAAGTGAAAAGAAATCTCAGGAAAAGCACTACTGTAGCGAAAAGTGATGCCAAAAAGATTAAGATGCAGCTGCCCTATAGTTAA
- a CDS encoding 50S ribosomal protein L20 has product MPRAKGGFKTRRRRKKILKQTKGYWNTKSTAYSVAAEQLIRSLQFSYRDRRRKKRDFRSLWIIRINAAARQNGLTYGRLICGLKKSNIDINRKMLAHIAVNDPEGFSKIAETAKSALQ; this is encoded by the coding sequence ATGCCAAGAGCGAAAGGTGGTTTCAAGACAAGACGGAGAAGGAAAAAGATATTAAAACAAACAAAGGGTTATTGGAATACGAAAAGCACGGCCTATTCAGTTGCCGCTGAGCAGTTAATAAGAAGTTTACAATTTTCTTATCGTGACAGAAGAAGGAAAAAACGAGATTTTAGAAGCCTCTGGATTATTCGGATAAATGCAGCTGCCAGACAAAATGGTTTGACTTACGGAAGGTTGATTTGCGGACTGAAGAAATCTAACATTGACATAAACAGAAAAATGCTTGCGCATATAGCCGTAAATGACCCTGAAGGATTCAGCAAGATTGCAGAGACAGCAAAGTCTGCATTACAATAA